The nucleotide window GGTAGGCAAGAGGCTTCGTCAGGATTACGTGTTCCGCCTTTTCCAGCCTCTCCCAGAGCCCGAAGGCCTTAAGCCTCTTCTCGGTCCTTGGGTGGACGGGATAGACTAGGGTAATGGGGAGGGCCTCGAGTATCTCGACGAGCTTTTTCAGCATGTTCGGGTTGTCAACGTTCTCCTTCCTGTGGGCCGTTACGAGGATGTACTCCTTCTCCTTCAAGCCAAGTCTCTCAAGTATGTTGCTCTTTTTTTCCGCTATTTCGGAGTTCTGGAGGACAGCATCCACTATCGTGTTGCCGACGACGTAGACGTTCTCCGTTATGCCCTCTCGCTCGAGGTTCCTCTTTGCTTCCTCAGTCGGGGCGAACAGAACCTCACTGGCGTGGTCCGTGAGGATCCTGTTTATCTCTTCGGGCATCGTTCTGTCGAAGCTTCTTAAACCTGCCTCAACGTGGGCCACCGGGATGAGAAGCTTGACGCTCGCGAGCGCACCAGCAAGGACGGTGTTCGTGTCGCCTTGCACGATGGTTACGTCCGGCTTTTCCTTCATTAGAACATTCTCGATTTCAATCATGGCCTTTCCGGTCTGCTCCCCCTGGGTCCCTGAGCCAACCTCGAGGTGATAATCTATTGGGGGGAGCTCAAGCTCCTCCAGAAAGACCTCGCTCATCTCATAATCGTAGTGCTGGCCGGTGTGGACTATGAGGGGTTCAACGCTTCTCTCGAGTAAGGCACGGACGACGGGGGAGAGCTTTATTATCTCGGGCCTCGTGCCGAAGATTATTGCGGGCCTCAAACGTCTCCCCTCCCTATCCCCCTGAAGACGAAACCCTTTGGGGGATCCTTCACGACGTGCCTTCCGTCCACAAGGATGCGGGTTCTCATGAGCCTTCCAAGCTGTTCCCAGTTCAACGACCTGAAGATTGAGTGGTCAGTTGCAATGACGATTGCGTCAGCTCCCTTCACGGCCTTCTCAACGCTCTCGTGCGTTCCTCCGACGAAGGGATCGTAGGTTCTAACATCGGCTACATCTCCCTCTATGGCCTCGATGAATGCAAGGGCCGGAGAGTTTCTCGTGTCGTCGCTGTCCCCCTTGTAGGCCAAGCCGAGAACCACCACTATCGCATCCTCCCGAGGTACACCCGCCTCTTTGAAGGCGTCAAAGAGAAGATCCTTTGCGAAGAGGGGCATGTCCTCGTTTATCTCTCTCGCCTTCCTGATGAGCCCGAAGTCCTCCCTCGCGCCGCTAAGCAGGAGGTAAGGATCCTTTGGCAGACAGTGGCCACCGACGCCAATGCCGGGCCAATGTATGCTCACGCGGGGATGTGTGTTGGCGAGTCTTATGGCCTCGATTACGTTCACGCCGTATTGGTGTGCCAGAAGGGCGAACTCGTTCGCGAGGGCTATGTTCACATCTCGGAAGGTGTTCTCCATAAGCTTGACCATCTCCGCGGTTGTAGCATCCGTTAGGAGGATTTCACCCCTGACAAATGAGTGGTATAGAATCTCGGCCCTCTTGGCCGACTCGGGGGTTACGCCGCCGATTATTCTTGAGTTGTAAACAAGCTCGTGGAATATTCTGCCTGGCATAACCCTCTCGGGCGCGTGGGCCATGTGGAAATCCTGCCCGACCTTCAAGCCGGTCAGCTCCTCTATAAGCCGGGCCATCCTGAGGGTTGTGCCCGGTGGAACTGTGCTTTCTATTATGACGAGGGCTCCCCTTTCGATTACCCCTGCCACCGTTCTCACGGCGTTCTCCAAGTAGCTGAGGTCGACCTTTCCATCCTTTAGGGGGGTCTGCACGCATATTATGAAGGCGTCGGCCCCCTTGATGTCCTCGGGATTCGTGGTGGCCCTGAGCTTACCCTCCTCAACGGCCCTCCTAAGCCTCTCTTCCACTTCGGGCTCCGCTATGTGAGCCCTTCCCGAATTGAGCTTCTTGACGATGTCCTCCCTTATCTCCAGCCCCACTACCTCGTGGCCTGCGCTCGCGAACATTATCGCGGTTGGAAGGCCAATGTATCCAAGGCCTATTACTGCTATCCTCATGACGACCCCCAGGTGGAGTGCAGCTAGCCGGTTTTAAGGATTTCCTGGACGGCTCGATTTCAGAGGCTAGGAAATCGAGCTTAAAAGTGGGGAGTAGCGATAAACGTTCTATGTCTAAAATGGCGAATGGGGATAGGTCTTTTGGATGGCTAAAGAGTGTCGACGTCAGGGACCGCGAGAGAAAGGATGGGAAAGCTTAAGAACACACGGAAGAAAGCGATGCTGGAAAAACCCTTATAATGGACAAAGTCGGTCATAGTAGGCGGTGATCCCATGAAGGTCTGGGTCGATATTACCAACTCACCTCACGCTCATTTCTTCAAGGGGGTAATAAGGGAACTTGAGAAGAGGGGTCATGAGGTTCTTGTTACCACGAGGGAGTTTGACGGGCTCACGGGAATCCTTGATATGCTTGGGATAGAGTACGTGGTTGTGGGGAAGCACGGCGGGGCTAGCCTTGAGGGTAAGCTCCTTGCGAGCACGGAGAGAGTTCACCTCCTCGCCAGGCTCATAGTAAAGGAAAGGCCCAACGTCGCCCTCTACAAGAACAATCCTGAGGCTCCGAGGATAGCCTTTGGCCTCAAGATACCCTCTATAGGGTTCGTTGACAACGAAACGGCGATTCCCCAGAACAAGCTGATGTTTCCCTTTACCTCCCGTCTCATCTATCCCCGGGCAATAGATGCCTACGAGCTCTTGAAGTGTGGGGCTGATCCCAATTCCCTGAGGCCCATCAATGGAATAGCCGAAATAGCGAACGTTTACGGGTTCATGCCAAGCGAGGAGCCCTTGAAGGAGCTCGGGTTGAAGAGGTACTCCTACATAGTCATGAGGCCTGAGCCGGTGAAGGCCAACTACTTCACCGGAGACCCTGAGAGGAGTGTCCTTGAGGACGTTATACCCCTCCTCCCTGACCTCCCAATAGTTCTCTTTCCGAGGACAGAAGAGCAGGCAAGAATCTTCAGCAGGTTTGAGAACGTTATAATACCGGAGAGGCCCCTTGACAGCCTTAGCCTTCTTTACTACGCCAAGCTGATGATAGGTGCGGGGGGCACGATGAACAGGGAGGCTCTTGTCCTCGGAACACCGGCCATCTCGACGTATCCAGGAAAGTTACTGGCCGTAACGAGGTGGCTCATAGAGCTCGGCGTTAACTTCCACTCCACGAATCCGATAGAGGTTGCGGCAAAGGCCTGGGAGATTCTCAGGAAGAACGGCGCCTATAGAAGGCAGATAAGAGAAGTTACGAGCTCCATGGAGAATCCCGTTGATGCCATTGTAGAAGAAGTTGAGGCCCTATCCTACACCGGCCAGCTCAGGAGTTACGAAGGCCTCTACGAGGGCCGCCACAAACAGGAGGGCTATTGATAGGGCTAGGCGCCTGAGCATCTTCTTTAGACCCCTTTTCATCCTTTTTTCCATCTTTCCTTTCCCTTCTACTACCTCCAGAAACCATTCCAGCCCGCCGAGGCCCGCGATAGCGAAAGCGGGTATCTCAATGACTCCGTGGGGAACTATCGTGAGGAGAACCTTCCCAAGGGGCTCTCCCGTTCCGATAACGTGTTGAACCACTATCCCGACGATCATGCCGTTGAAGAGGAGCACCGCAAATGGCACTATTCCAAAGGCTATGCCTCCAAAGGCCATTATGGCTGCTACCCTAGCGTTGTTGAGAAATATCATCAGGAACAGCTCGAAGCCATCGGGTAGCTTACTACCTCCCCCGAGCAACCTTCTTATTCCTTCTACAACACTATCGGCGAATTCGGGGTTGGCCCGTGCTACCATGACACCAACTACTGCGCCAACCATGAATGTTCCAAGGAGGGCCAGTAAGAGCTTCGCACTTCTACTCATTCCATTCCCCCAGCGCCTTCTTTATGGCCAGCTTGAAATCTTCCACGTTTAGATAAGGCATTTCAATGTCGTGCCTCATCGAGAAGAAGTCATCTACAACTGCTTCGAGCTCCTTCAACTTTCGGCCCTTTAGAGCATTCTCAAGCTCGTCCACGACGCTCTCCGGATATATGAAGAAATCACCCGTTATCTTGACGTCCTCGACTATACCATCTCTTTCCTCTATCTCCACCCTTATGAGGCCCTTTCTTGCCTTGTGCTCTCCAAGGTACCTCATCCTTATCCCCACTCGTGGTATTCTGATGGGCCTTATTAGTGTTTTGCTAGGAAAAGTTTCGGAACCGTTTTTAAGGTTCGAGGTCAAATATACTTTCGGTGATTCCGATGGTCGAGTTCAAGGACCTACCTATAAAGGTTTCAGCCAAGGCTTTGAGCCCTACTAAGACTCTCGTTCGCTGCGGTGATTATGAGGTGATTACCGATAAGCTTGGTGGAGAGGCACCGTCTCCAATAGAGTATATCCTCGCTGCTCTGGCGGGATGCATAAACATAGTGGGCCACATGGTTGCGAAGGATATGGGTTTCGAGATAGAGGGCTTAGAGATTGAAGTTGAAGGAACGTTTAACCCGGCCAAGTTCATGGGGAAGAACGGGGATAGGGCTGGCTATAAGGATGTGAAGGTCGTCGTGAAGGTCAGGGCAGATGTTGACGAAGAAACTTTGGGGGAGTGGCTTAAGAGAGTGGAGGAGCGCTGCCCTGTCAGCGACAATCTCGTCAATCCGACGCCGACGGAGGTAGTCGTCGAGAAAATTTGAACATCGGCCCGAAGGAAGGCTTGTTGACTACGAGCGGCCATCGACAGCTTTAAGTATTTCCAAGATTCTTACTCTTTTTGGTGACGCCCGTGAAGGTTCTGAAGGAATGGAACATCAAAGTTAAGTTGGTCAAAACAAAGCGTGGGGCGATTCTTCACATGATAGAGCTTGAACCGGGGCACTTCTACCTCGAGCAGAACCCTCTGAAGGACTCCAAGTATGGGGTGGCCTACAGGAAGATTAAGGAAAACTTCCCCGAGTTCTATATGTTCTGGGAGATAAAGGACAACCGTTACACGGGCAAGCTCCTTGCCGGGGCCTTCCTCGAGAAGCCTGAGATTGACGAGTTCATCACGCTTTTAGCCAAGACCGAGGACTTCAAGAAGTTCGAGGAAATTCTCGAAGAAATCGAAGAAGTGGGAGAGTGAGGCTACCCTTTGGCTCTTGTCCGTTCATCTGGAATAGGCTTAGGCGATCTTCTTCCCCTTCATCCTCTCCTGGAGCTCGTAGAGCTGGGCGATGCGCTCTATCGTGTCGGCATCCTCCGGCCCCTTGTCGTCTCTGAGAGCTACGTAGCGAGGGAAACGAAGGGCGAAGCCACTTCTGTACTTGGGGCTCTTCTGTATCTCCTGGTAGGTAACCTCAATGACGACCTTTGGCTCGAACCATACCCTCTTGCCCTCCTCCTTAGTTATTAGGCGCTTCAGCATCTTGGTGAACTCGATGAGGTCTTCATCGGTAAAGCCGCTCCCAACCTTGCCGACCTCCACGAACTCTCCCGTATGCGGGTCATAGGCACCGAGGATGAAGGAGCCGAAGACGTGGGCCCTCCTTCCCTCGCCCCATTCCGCGCCAATGATGACCAAATCGAGGTTCTCCATTGTCGGCTTTATCTTAAGCCATTTCTTGCCCCTGTTGCCGGGCTCGTAGACGGAGTCAAGACGCTTGGCCATCAGGCCCTCATGGCCCATGCCGAGGGCCTTTCTGTAAAAGCTCTCCGCCTCCTCGACGCTCTTCGTTATCAAATTCTCGGCGACCTTTATCCATCCATCGGCCTCAATTATCCCCTCCAGCGTCTTTCTCCTCTCTATGAAGGGCTCGTCTATTAGGGCCTTTCCGCCCACGTATAGGACGTCGAAGAGGTTGAGCTCCAGTGGAATCTTTTCAATCATCTCCTCGATGTTGTACTTCCTTCTAAAGCGCCTGAGGACGTACTGGAAGGGTAGCGGTCTGCCGTCCTCACCCACTGCCACGAGCTCTCCCTCAACTATGGCCTTCTCAGCCTTTATAGCTCTCTTAAGCCTCTCGACGACCTCCGGGATGGAACGGGTGACGTTCTCCAGCCTGCGGGAATAGACTATTATCCTGTCCCCATCCTTGTGCACCTGAACT belongs to Pyrococcus yayanosii CH1 and includes:
- a CDS encoding DUF7132 family protein, with protein sequence MKVLKEWNIKVKLVKTKRGAILHMIELEPGHFYLEQNPLKDSKYGVAYRKIKENFPEFYMFWEIKDNRYTGKLLAGAFLEKPEIDEFITLLAKTEDFKKFEEILEEIEEVGE
- a CDS encoding lipoate protein ligase C-terminal domain-containing protein; this encodes MRYLGEHKARKGLIRVEIEERDGIVEDVKITGDFFIYPESVVDELENALKGRKLKELEAVVDDFFSMRHDIEMPYLNVEDFKLAIKKALGEWNE
- a CDS encoding ATP-dependent DNA ligase; this translates as MRYLELAQLYQRLEKTTLKTLKTRLVADFLKKVPNDLLEIIPYLILGDVFPEWDERELGVGEKLLIRAVSMATGVDAKEIENSVKETGDLGESVALAIKKRKQRSFFSQPLTIKRVYDTLVKVAEISGEGSQDKKLKYLANLFMDAEPIEAKYLARTILGIMRTGVAEGILRDAIAEAFHVKVELVERAYMLTSDFGFVTKVAKLEGNEGLAKVTIQVGKPIKPMLAQQAASIKDALLEMGGEAEFEIKYDGARVQVHKDGDRIIVYSRRLENVTRSIPEVVERLKRAIKAEKAIVEGELVAVGEDGRPLPFQYVLRRFRRKYNIEEMIEKIPLELNLFDVLYVGGKALIDEPFIERRKTLEGIIEADGWIKVAENLITKSVEEAESFYRKALGMGHEGLMAKRLDSVYEPGNRGKKWLKIKPTMENLDLVIIGAEWGEGRRAHVFGSFILGAYDPHTGEFVEVGKVGSGFTDEDLIEFTKMLKRLITKEEGKRVWFEPKVVIEVTYQEIQKSPKYRSGFALRFPRYVALRDDKGPEDADTIERIAQLYELQERMKGKKIA
- a CDS encoding UDP-N-acetyl-D-mannosamine dehydrogenase is translated as MRIAVIGLGYIGLPTAIMFASAGHEVVGLEIREDIVKKLNSGRAHIAEPEVEERLRRAVEEGKLRATTNPEDIKGADAFIICVQTPLKDGKVDLSYLENAVRTVAGVIERGALVIIESTVPPGTTLRMARLIEELTGLKVGQDFHMAHAPERVMPGRIFHELVYNSRIIGGVTPESAKRAEILYHSFVRGEILLTDATTAEMVKLMENTFRDVNIALANEFALLAHQYGVNVIEAIRLANTHPRVSIHWPGIGVGGHCLPKDPYLLLSGAREDFGLIRKAREINEDMPLFAKDLLFDAFKEAGVPREDAIVVVLGLAYKGDSDDTRNSPALAFIEAIEGDVADVRTYDPFVGGTHESVEKAVKGADAIVIATDHSIFRSLNWEQLGRLMRTRILVDGRHVVKDPPKGFVFRGIGRGDV
- a CDS encoding stage II sporulation protein M, encoding MSRSAKLLLALLGTFMVGAVVGVMVARANPEFADSVVEGIRRLLGGGSKLPDGFELFLMIFLNNARVAAIMAFGGIAFGIVPFAVLLFNGMIVGIVVQHVIGTGEPLGKVLLTIVPHGVIEIPAFAIAGLGGLEWFLEVVEGKGKMEKRMKRGLKKMLRRLALSIALLFVAALVEAFVTPELAGVG
- a CDS encoding DUF354 domain-containing protein, with product MKVWVDITNSPHAHFFKGVIRELEKRGHEVLVTTREFDGLTGILDMLGIEYVVVGKHGGASLEGKLLASTERVHLLARLIVKERPNVALYKNNPEAPRIAFGLKIPSIGFVDNETAIPQNKLMFPFTSRLIYPRAIDAYELLKCGADPNSLRPINGIAEIANVYGFMPSEEPLKELGLKRYSYIVMRPEPVKANYFTGDPERSVLEDVIPLLPDLPIVLFPRTEEQARIFSRFENVIIPERPLDSLSLLYYAKLMIGAGGTMNREALVLGTPAISTYPGKLLAVTRWLIELGVNFHSTNPIEVAAKAWEILRKNGAYRRQIREVTSSMENPVDAIVEEVEALSYTGQLRSYEGLYEGRHKQEGY
- a CDS encoding OsmC family protein — its product is MVEFKDLPIKVSAKALSPTKTLVRCGDYEVITDKLGGEAPSPIEYILAALAGCINIVGHMVAKDMGFEIEGLEIEVEGTFNPAKFMGKNGDRAGYKDVKVVVKVRADVDEETLGEWLKRVEERCPVSDNLVNPTPTEVVVEKI
- the wecB gene encoding non-hydrolyzing UDP-N-acetylglucosamine 2-epimerase, with the translated sequence MRPAIIFGTRPEIIKLSPVVRALLERSVEPLIVHTGQHYDYEMSEVFLEELELPPIDYHLEVGSGTQGEQTGKAMIEIENVLMKEKPDVTIVQGDTNTVLAGALASVKLLIPVAHVEAGLRSFDRTMPEEINRILTDHASEVLFAPTEEAKRNLEREGITENVYVVGNTIVDAVLQNSEIAEKKSNILERLGLKEKEYILVTAHRKENVDNPNMLKKLVEILEALPITLVYPVHPRTEKRLKAFGLWERLEKAEHVILTKPLAYLDFLKLERNAKIIMTDSGGIQEEAIILNVPCLTLRYNTERPETLKAGGNVLVGLEKERALAYVERLLSDSEFYEKMASASNPFGDGKAGERIAEILLDLYTKGALKVKSSRFI